The following proteins come from a genomic window of Misgurnus anguillicaudatus chromosome 10, ASM2758022v2, whole genome shotgun sequence:
- the atn1 gene encoding uncharacterized protein atn1 isoform X4 — translation MKTRTHKESMPARSGRRRGGSEERRGRRPHPSPSRAERNERQTQRTAGEELAAGHFNRRSQGHDSSESEGEDLVPPPKRQKVQDSSSNPPAPPLSTNTPTSAPPPTSGNTQSRESDNEDGQSQGSRSSAGGSLANSSSSISSGRDIDQDNRSSSPSLSASPLASLDSESDSPDSPKQSDKNKDGGASKCVPEDRRGSGRGEDGSAVDQRDGEGAVEGDMSPLKSPSSLYPSHRGMVDTVSDTSSNRKSYFALDSKLASKLEYTGPGGTETLHTCSRISSKGGSHSGKPGVGGVEYSHGNSNVSHAPTLPPPPALKPLEVGQNAPGGESKTDKPEKGDKSAPPSLLPQATSVPQQPPPPSTHHYTPTSWSGGPPSNWGYVRYPGNHHHTHPNQQPPVQQQLPSVYNSPSSTRHTSHPPYLPHSHSHPHKDYLPRYGTTPDRERGGREFGNRDFTANNTSANANSNSGSNCGSTSGGGGTNSNSGRDFGNPLPGQNRECGPQGSNRDGPTGPPGGREYVPGFRDRERGREFPSQNQQLQAQGREFGPESTGVGGSFSRDKDGRWGELAGQVREAGSSSYPGNANQTPVGAPSSGLASTTVNRDPASSPQNNSGHPPFSSANTNPPSRDYAPPMDSNVQQTLQGQTTQASSNAADIPPPPHYLREYPPAGGKDYPTLGVTSSSIPHSGVARDYPSPPGLAPNLPREYPGAPPHHSHYPGQTTLPIPHRDREREKENTASSTHSNRSHPPSLSPSSSGSGHGHSTSTSYPPPPPPPPTSSLGPPPPITSIPGSHARQATYSSPNQTPPTPLSPLPSPSTNQMGGFTPFPSTSGPAVQLPASGVPTSCPSSCKPTSYHSTLSSHTPFSSSYHGNNNHGNALATNNAPNNSNSTPNNTQSQLHSPQNSKVSPHLSNTGHNNTGPTPSTSDSSSGIVPAPVIKEEPAEEREELESPPIVLRSPSPEPKPVDIPIHASQSARFHRVLDRGSGNSCARSDVLFVPLDGSKLWKKRNEAIERARREVEQRARDLREKEREREREKERERDLDRHLQQKESGTNAGLGAAGTRQGSSLFFPSSSSILLDPSSSSSSSVNSPHPTAHPQHQHHHPHSHPHSLHHSHPLHPSLSHSIPHSLLIPSMTGGSGVVGCPQGALGIGLGGPYLGPDTPALRTLSEYARPHAMSPLGTANRAQAHHPHLHHHPHPHAHPHMHPSFFLSQFQNPALAHPHHLPPDAATAAAILGFLYGGGLEGGHTHPGPGPGGLTGAGLGGVGFPHAVAAHRDRMKPGFEFKSEERVYTAGVLADPALALSHTHSHAHSHSLLLGGGTGGGASGSEVALYGATPPPAPPPQALATATRNPNPAPQPLSVPPTSSILPASLPTHQVPTGASVTPAAPAAPPQPPPPPPPPPTASSLHHPSPHSTFPNTHPSCQPPPLPTQAPPSERYPTPVRTPPSTERARSVERERVIPATERERERERERTGTGGGGSGGGTAPAGGTGGGDSLGRLQMLNVTPHHHQHSHIHSHLHLHQQDTDRI, via the exons ATGAAGACCCGAACCCACAAAGAATCG ATGCCAGCGCGTAGTGGACGCAGGAGGGGCGGCAGTGAGGAGAGAAGGGGTAGACGTCCACACCCCAGTCCCTCTCGAGCAGAACGCAATGAAAGGCAAACA CAAAGAACTGCTGGAGAGGAATTGGCTGCTGGGCATTTCAACCGTCGATCTCAAGGCCATGATTCATCAGAAAGTGAAGGAGAGGATCTGGTGCCCCCGCCCAAAAGACAAAAAGTCCAG GACTCCTCCTCCAATCCCCCAGCcccacccctttcaactaacaCTCCAACTTCAGCCCCGCCCCCAACTTCAGGCAACACTCAGTCAAGGGAGAGTGACAATGAGGATGGCCAATCACAAGGCAGCAGAAGCTCAGCTGGAGGCAGTTTAGCCAATAGTAGCAGCAGCATAAGCAGTGGACGGGACATTGACCAGGACAATCGATCCTCTTCTCCGAGTCTCTCTGCTTCTCCATTAGCCAGTTTAGATTCTGAATCAGACTCTCCAGATTCCCCAAAGCAGAgtgataaaaacaaagatggagGGGCATCAAAGTGTGTGCCAGAGGATCGGAGAGGATCAGGGAGGGGTGAGGATGGCAGTGCCGTGGATCAGAGAGACGGTGAAGGAGCAGTAGAGGGAGATATGTCTCCTCTAAAGTCCCCATCATCGCTTTATCCATCTCATCGTGGAATGGTTGACACTGTAAGTGATACAAGTAGCAACAGAAAGTCATACTTTGCCCTAGATTCTAAACTTGCAAGTAAATTGGAATACACAGGGCCTGGTGGTACTGAGACGTTGCACACCTGCAGCCGCATCTCTTCAAAAGGAGGCTCTCATTCTGGGAAACCTGGTGTGGGAGGGGTCGAGTATTCCCATGGGAATTCAAATGTGAGTCATGCTCCAACACTCCCACCTCCACCTGCTCTGAAACCTCTAGAGGTGGGGCAGAATGCTCCAGGTGGGGAAAGTAAAACAGACAAACCAGAGAAAGGTGATAAGTCTGCTCCACCCTCTTTGCTTCCACAAGCTACTTCTGTTCCCCAGCAACCTCCACCTCCCAGCACTCACCATTACACCCCCACCAGCTGGTCAGGGGGACCTCCTAGCAACTGGGGATATGTACGATATCCAGGTAACCACCACCACACACATCCAAATCAACAGCCCCCGGTTCAGCAACAGCTTCCCTCAGTCTACAATTCTCCTTCATCCACAAGGCACACCTCCCACCCACCCTACCTGCCTCACTCTCATTCCCACCCACATAAAGACTACCTGCCTAGGTATGGCACCACACCTGATCGGGAAAGGGGTGGGAGGGAATTTGGAAACAGAGACTTTACTGCTAATAATACCAGTGCCAATGCAAACAGCAACAGTGGTAGCAACTGTGGTAGCACTTCTGGTGGTGGGGGAACGAACTCTAATTCTGGCCGGGATTTTGGGAACCCGTTACCTGGACAGAACAGAGAATGTGGCCCACAGGGATCAAATCGAGATGGGCCCACTGGACCACCAGGTGGTCGGGAATATGTACCTGGTTTCAGAGATCGTGAACGGGGGAGAGAGTTTCCTTCGCAAAACCAGCAGCTTCAAGCTCAGGGCAGAGAGTTTGGACCTGAAAGCACAGGAGTTGGAGGATCTTTTTCAAGAGACAAAGATGGCAGGTGGGGAGAGTTAGCAGGTCAGGTTAGAGAGGCAGGAAGTAGCAGTTATCCTGGCAATGCCAACCAAACACCTGTTGGTGCCCCATCTTCTGGTTTAGCCTCAACAACAGTGAATCGTGACCCAGCCAGTTCACCACAGAACAACTCGGGGCATCCTCCTTTTTCCTCCGCAAATACGAACCCTCCTAGTAGAGACTATGCCCCTCCTATGGATTCAAATGTACAGCAGACACTGCAAGGACAGACTACCCAAGCATCTTCCAATGCTGCAGACATCCCTCCCCCTCCACACTATTTGAGAGAATACCCCCCTGCAGGGGGAAAGGACTACCCAACACTTGGAGTAACCTCGTCCTCTATTCCACATTCTGGTGTTGCCAGGGATTATCCAAGTCCACCTGGATTGGCCCCAAACCTACCACGAGAATATCCTGGAGCACCTCCACATCACAGCCACTATCCTGGCCAGACAACCCTGCCTATCCcacacagagacagagagagagaaaaagaaaacacTGCATCCTCTACTCATTCAAATCGCAGTCACCCACCATCTCTTTCTCCTTCATCAAGTGGCTCTGGACATGGACATTCCACTTCAACTTCTTACCCTCCTCCACCACCTCCTCCCCCTACTAGTTCACTAGGTCCACCACCACCCATCACATCTATTCCTGGTAGTCATGCTCGACAGGCAACATATTCGTCACCTAATCAAACTCCACCAACCCCACTGTCTCCTCTTCCCAGCCCCTCAACAAATCAGATGGGAGGGTTTACTCCTTTCCCATCCACCTCTGGTCCCGCTGTACAACTTCCTGCATCAGGTGTCCCCACATCCTGCCCATCAAGTTGCAAACCTACTTCTTACCACAGCACTTTAAGCAGTCATACCCCTTTCAGTAGCTCTTACCATGGCAACAATAACCATGGAAATGCTTTGGCAACTAACAATGCTCCCAACAACAGCAATAGCACTCCCAACAACACTCAATCACAATTGCACTCTCCTCAAAATTCTAAAGTATCACCCCATCTCAGTAACACAGGCCATAACAACACTGGTCCGACTCCCAGCACATCTGATTCATCCTCTGGTATTGTGCCAGCACCTGTCATAAAGGAGGAGCCAGCAGAAGAGAGAGAAGAGTTGGAGAGCCCACCTATAGTTCTCAGAAGCCCATCCCCAGAACCAAAACCTGTTGACATTCCAATCCATGCCAGCCAATCAGCTCG gTTCCACAGGGTTCTTGACCGGGGCAGTGGGAACTCTTGTGCACGCAGTGATGTACTTTTTGTCCCACTTGATGGCTCTAAGCTTTGGAAGAAGAGGAACGAGGCCATAGAACGTGCTCGTAGAGAGGTAGAACAGCGTGCAAGAGACCtgcgagagaaagagagggaacgagagagagaaaaggagagagaaagagatctGGACAGACATCTGCAG CAAAAGGAGAGTGGCACCAATGCAGGGTTAGGAGCTGCAGGCACACGCCAAGGCTCTTCACTCTTCTTTCCTTCCTCTTCATCAATCCTTCTAGACCCTTCATCATCTTCCTCTTCTTCTGTTAACTCCCCACATCCCACTGCTCATCCACAGCACCAGCACCACCACCCTCACTCCCATCCTCACTCCCTTCACCACTCTcatcctctgcatccatctctCTCTCATTCTATACCTCATTCCCTTCTCATCCCTTCCATGACAGGGGGATCTGGAGTTGTTGGATGCCCTCAAGGTGCTCTGGGAATCGGGCTTGGGGGTCCATATTTGGGCCCCGATACCCCAGCCTTGAGAACCCTGAGTGAATATGCCCGTCCCCATGCCATGTCTCCGTTGGGCACTGCCAATCGAGCGCAGGCACATCACCCCCACCTCCACCACCACCCTCACCCACATGCTCATCCCCATATGCACCCTTCATTTTTTCTGTCCCAATTCCAAAACCCAGCCCTTGCGCACCCCCACCACCTTCCACCCGATGCCGCCACAGCGGCTGCCATTCTTGGCTTTTTGTATGGGGGTGGGCTGGAGGGAGGCCATACCCATCCAGGGCCTGGTCCTGGTGGGTTGACTGGGGCGGGGCTTGGAGGAGTGGGATTCCCTCATGCTGTAGCAGCTCATAGAGACCGCATGAAGCCCGGATTTGAGTTTAAGAGTGAGGAGCGTGTCTACACAGCTGGAGTTTTAGCCGACCCGGCACTGGCTTTGTCACACACGCACTCACACGCACACTCACACTCCCTGCTGCTGGGGGGTGGGACTGGAGGCGGGGCATCTGGAAGTGAGGTAGCTCTTTACGGTGCAACTCCACCCCCTGCCCCACCCCCTCAAGCTTTAGCCACAGCGACTAGGAATCCCAATCCTGCCCCTCAGCCACTGTCAGTCCCACCAACCTCTTCTATTCTCCCAGCTTCACTTCCCACCCATCAGGTTCCTACCGGAGCTTCGGTGACACCAGCAGCCCCTGCTGCTCCCCCTCAACCTCCTCCCCCACCTCCTCCACCTCCAACAGCATCATCTCTTCATCACCCTTCTCCACACTCCACATTTCCAAATACACACCCTTCTTGTCAACCCCCACCCCTCCCAACTCAGGCCCCTCCCTCTGAACGATATCCCACCCCTGTCCGCACTCCTCCCAGCACAGAGCGTGCCAGGAGCGTGGAGAGGGAGAGAGTAATACCAGCCACAGAGAGGGagcgagagagggagagagaaaggaCAGGGACAGGTGGAGGAGGATCAGGAGGAGGCACAGCGCCTGCGGGAGGCACAGGAGGAGGAGATTCTCTTGGACGACTTCAGATGCTGAACGTGACTCCTCATCATCACCAGCATTCACATATTCACTCTCACCTTCATCTGCACCAGCAGGACACAG ATCGAATATGA
- the atn1 gene encoding uncharacterized protein atn1 isoform X1, which yields MKTRTHKESMPARSGRRRGGSEERRGRRPHPSPSRAERNERQTQRTAGEELAAGHFNRRSQGHDSSESEGEDLVPPPKRQKVQDSSSNPPAPPLSTNTPTSAPPPTSGNTQSRESDNEDGQSQGSRSSAGGSLANSSSSISSGRDIDQDNRSSSPSLSASPLASLDSESDSPDSPKQSDKNKDGGASKCVPEDRRGSGRGEDGSAVDQRDGEGAVEGDMSPLKSPSSLYPSHRGMVDTVSDTSSNRKSYFALDSKLASKLEYTGPGGTETLHTCSRISSKGGSHSGKPGVGGVEYSHGNSNVSHAPTLPPPPALKPLEVGQNAPGGESKTDKPEKGDKSAPPSLLPQATSVPQQPPPPSTHHYTPTSWSGGPPSNWGYVRYPGNHHHTHPNQQPPVQQQLPSVYNSPSSTRHTSHPPYLPHSHSHPHKDYLPRYGTTPDRERGGREFGNRDFTANNTSANANSNSGSNCGSTSGGGGTNSNSGRDFGNPLPGQNRECGPQGSNRDGPTGPPGGREYVPGFRDRERGREFPSQNQQLQAQGREFGPESTGVGGSFSRDKDGRWGELAGQVREAGSSSYPGNANQTPVGAPSSGLASTTVNRDPASSPQNNSGHPPFSSANTNPPSRDYAPPMDSNVQQTLQGQTTQASSNAADIPPPPHYLREYPPAGGKDYPTLGVTSSSIPHSGVARDYPSPPGLAPNLPREYPGAPPHHSHYPGQTTLPIPHRDREREKENTASSTHSNRSHPPSLSPSSSGSGHGHSTSTSYPPPPPPPPTSSLGPPPPITSIPGSHARQATYSSPNQTPPTPLSPLPSPSTNQMGGFTPFPSTSGPAVQLPASGVPTSCPSSCKPTSYHSTLSSHTPFSSSYHGNNNHGNALATNNAPNNSNSTPNNTQSQLHSPQNSKVSPHLSNTGHNNTGPTPSTSDSSSGIVPAPVIKEEPAEEREELESPPIVLRSPSPEPKPVDIPIHASQSARFHRVLDRGSGNSCARSDVLFVPLDGSKLWKKRNEAIERARREVEQRARDLREKEREREREKERERDLDRHLQQKESGTNAGLGAAGTRQGSSLFFPSSSSILLDPSSSSSSSVNSPHPTAHPQHQHHHPHSHPHSLHHSHPLHPSLSHSIPHSLLIPSMTGGSGVVGCPQGALGIGLGGPYLGPDTPALRTLSEYARPHAMSPLGTANRAQAHHPHLHHHPHPHAHPHMHPSFFLSQFQNPALAHPHHLPPDAATAAAILGFLYGGGLEGGHTHPGPGPGGLTGAGLGGVGFPHAVAAHRDRMKPGFEFKSEERVYTAGVLADPALALSHTHSHAHSHSLLLGGGTGGGASGSEVALYGATPPPAPPPQALATATRNPNPAPQPLSVPPTSSILPASLPTHQVPTGASVTPAAPAAPPQPPPPPPPPPTASSLHHPSPHSTFPNTHPSCQPPPLPTQAPPSERYPTPVRTPPSTERARSVERERVIPATERERERERERTGTGGGGSGGGTAPAGGTGGGDSLGRLQMLNVTPHHHQHSHIHSHLHLHQQDTAAGGVHPLMDPLASGSPLARLPYPGAALGPPILAHSLTESEVLRQQLFGGPFRDVPQSSSLGGSMSAAHQLQAMQQAQSAEIQFQRLAMEQQWIHHHHHHSLAQDEYYSCFDVKQQC from the exons ATGAAGACCCGAACCCACAAAGAATCG ATGCCAGCGCGTAGTGGACGCAGGAGGGGCGGCAGTGAGGAGAGAAGGGGTAGACGTCCACACCCCAGTCCCTCTCGAGCAGAACGCAATGAAAGGCAAACA CAAAGAACTGCTGGAGAGGAATTGGCTGCTGGGCATTTCAACCGTCGATCTCAAGGCCATGATTCATCAGAAAGTGAAGGAGAGGATCTGGTGCCCCCGCCCAAAAGACAAAAAGTCCAG GACTCCTCCTCCAATCCCCCAGCcccacccctttcaactaacaCTCCAACTTCAGCCCCGCCCCCAACTTCAGGCAACACTCAGTCAAGGGAGAGTGACAATGAGGATGGCCAATCACAAGGCAGCAGAAGCTCAGCTGGAGGCAGTTTAGCCAATAGTAGCAGCAGCATAAGCAGTGGACGGGACATTGACCAGGACAATCGATCCTCTTCTCCGAGTCTCTCTGCTTCTCCATTAGCCAGTTTAGATTCTGAATCAGACTCTCCAGATTCCCCAAAGCAGAgtgataaaaacaaagatggagGGGCATCAAAGTGTGTGCCAGAGGATCGGAGAGGATCAGGGAGGGGTGAGGATGGCAGTGCCGTGGATCAGAGAGACGGTGAAGGAGCAGTAGAGGGAGATATGTCTCCTCTAAAGTCCCCATCATCGCTTTATCCATCTCATCGTGGAATGGTTGACACTGTAAGTGATACAAGTAGCAACAGAAAGTCATACTTTGCCCTAGATTCTAAACTTGCAAGTAAATTGGAATACACAGGGCCTGGTGGTACTGAGACGTTGCACACCTGCAGCCGCATCTCTTCAAAAGGAGGCTCTCATTCTGGGAAACCTGGTGTGGGAGGGGTCGAGTATTCCCATGGGAATTCAAATGTGAGTCATGCTCCAACACTCCCACCTCCACCTGCTCTGAAACCTCTAGAGGTGGGGCAGAATGCTCCAGGTGGGGAAAGTAAAACAGACAAACCAGAGAAAGGTGATAAGTCTGCTCCACCCTCTTTGCTTCCACAAGCTACTTCTGTTCCCCAGCAACCTCCACCTCCCAGCACTCACCATTACACCCCCACCAGCTGGTCAGGGGGACCTCCTAGCAACTGGGGATATGTACGATATCCAGGTAACCACCACCACACACATCCAAATCAACAGCCCCCGGTTCAGCAACAGCTTCCCTCAGTCTACAATTCTCCTTCATCCACAAGGCACACCTCCCACCCACCCTACCTGCCTCACTCTCATTCCCACCCACATAAAGACTACCTGCCTAGGTATGGCACCACACCTGATCGGGAAAGGGGTGGGAGGGAATTTGGAAACAGAGACTTTACTGCTAATAATACCAGTGCCAATGCAAACAGCAACAGTGGTAGCAACTGTGGTAGCACTTCTGGTGGTGGGGGAACGAACTCTAATTCTGGCCGGGATTTTGGGAACCCGTTACCTGGACAGAACAGAGAATGTGGCCCACAGGGATCAAATCGAGATGGGCCCACTGGACCACCAGGTGGTCGGGAATATGTACCTGGTTTCAGAGATCGTGAACGGGGGAGAGAGTTTCCTTCGCAAAACCAGCAGCTTCAAGCTCAGGGCAGAGAGTTTGGACCTGAAAGCACAGGAGTTGGAGGATCTTTTTCAAGAGACAAAGATGGCAGGTGGGGAGAGTTAGCAGGTCAGGTTAGAGAGGCAGGAAGTAGCAGTTATCCTGGCAATGCCAACCAAACACCTGTTGGTGCCCCATCTTCTGGTTTAGCCTCAACAACAGTGAATCGTGACCCAGCCAGTTCACCACAGAACAACTCGGGGCATCCTCCTTTTTCCTCCGCAAATACGAACCCTCCTAGTAGAGACTATGCCCCTCCTATGGATTCAAATGTACAGCAGACACTGCAAGGACAGACTACCCAAGCATCTTCCAATGCTGCAGACATCCCTCCCCCTCCACACTATTTGAGAGAATACCCCCCTGCAGGGGGAAAGGACTACCCAACACTTGGAGTAACCTCGTCCTCTATTCCACATTCTGGTGTTGCCAGGGATTATCCAAGTCCACCTGGATTGGCCCCAAACCTACCACGAGAATATCCTGGAGCACCTCCACATCACAGCCACTATCCTGGCCAGACAACCCTGCCTATCCcacacagagacagagagagagaaaaagaaaacacTGCATCCTCTACTCATTCAAATCGCAGTCACCCACCATCTCTTTCTCCTTCATCAAGTGGCTCTGGACATGGACATTCCACTTCAACTTCTTACCCTCCTCCACCACCTCCTCCCCCTACTAGTTCACTAGGTCCACCACCACCCATCACATCTATTCCTGGTAGTCATGCTCGACAGGCAACATATTCGTCACCTAATCAAACTCCACCAACCCCACTGTCTCCTCTTCCCAGCCCCTCAACAAATCAGATGGGAGGGTTTACTCCTTTCCCATCCACCTCTGGTCCCGCTGTACAACTTCCTGCATCAGGTGTCCCCACATCCTGCCCATCAAGTTGCAAACCTACTTCTTACCACAGCACTTTAAGCAGTCATACCCCTTTCAGTAGCTCTTACCATGGCAACAATAACCATGGAAATGCTTTGGCAACTAACAATGCTCCCAACAACAGCAATAGCACTCCCAACAACACTCAATCACAATTGCACTCTCCTCAAAATTCTAAAGTATCACCCCATCTCAGTAACACAGGCCATAACAACACTGGTCCGACTCCCAGCACATCTGATTCATCCTCTGGTATTGTGCCAGCACCTGTCATAAAGGAGGAGCCAGCAGAAGAGAGAGAAGAGTTGGAGAGCCCACCTATAGTTCTCAGAAGCCCATCCCCAGAACCAAAACCTGTTGACATTCCAATCCATGCCAGCCAATCAGCTCG gTTCCACAGGGTTCTTGACCGGGGCAGTGGGAACTCTTGTGCACGCAGTGATGTACTTTTTGTCCCACTTGATGGCTCTAAGCTTTGGAAGAAGAGGAACGAGGCCATAGAACGTGCTCGTAGAGAGGTAGAACAGCGTGCAAGAGACCtgcgagagaaagagagggaacgagagagagaaaaggagagagaaagagatctGGACAGACATCTGCAG CAAAAGGAGAGTGGCACCAATGCAGGGTTAGGAGCTGCAGGCACACGCCAAGGCTCTTCACTCTTCTTTCCTTCCTCTTCATCAATCCTTCTAGACCCTTCATCATCTTCCTCTTCTTCTGTTAACTCCCCACATCCCACTGCTCATCCACAGCACCAGCACCACCACCCTCACTCCCATCCTCACTCCCTTCACCACTCTcatcctctgcatccatctctCTCTCATTCTATACCTCATTCCCTTCTCATCCCTTCCATGACAGGGGGATCTGGAGTTGTTGGATGCCCTCAAGGTGCTCTGGGAATCGGGCTTGGGGGTCCATATTTGGGCCCCGATACCCCAGCCTTGAGAACCCTGAGTGAATATGCCCGTCCCCATGCCATGTCTCCGTTGGGCACTGCCAATCGAGCGCAGGCACATCACCCCCACCTCCACCACCACCCTCACCCACATGCTCATCCCCATATGCACCCTTCATTTTTTCTGTCCCAATTCCAAAACCCAGCCCTTGCGCACCCCCACCACCTTCCACCCGATGCCGCCACAGCGGCTGCCATTCTTGGCTTTTTGTATGGGGGTGGGCTGGAGGGAGGCCATACCCATCCAGGGCCTGGTCCTGGTGGGTTGACTGGGGCGGGGCTTGGAGGAGTGGGATTCCCTCATGCTGTAGCAGCTCATAGAGACCGCATGAAGCCCGGATTTGAGTTTAAGAGTGAGGAGCGTGTCTACACAGCTGGAGTTTTAGCCGACCCGGCACTGGCTTTGTCACACACGCACTCACACGCACACTCACACTCCCTGCTGCTGGGGGGTGGGACTGGAGGCGGGGCATCTGGAAGTGAGGTAGCTCTTTACGGTGCAACTCCACCCCCTGCCCCACCCCCTCAAGCTTTAGCCACAGCGACTAGGAATCCCAATCCTGCCCCTCAGCCACTGTCAGTCCCACCAACCTCTTCTATTCTCCCAGCTTCACTTCCCACCCATCAGGTTCCTACCGGAGCTTCGGTGACACCAGCAGCCCCTGCTGCTCCCCCTCAACCTCCTCCCCCACCTCCTCCACCTCCAACAGCATCATCTCTTCATCACCCTTCTCCACACTCCACATTTCCAAATACACACCCTTCTTGTCAACCCCCACCCCTCCCAACTCAGGCCCCTCCCTCTGAACGATATCCCACCCCTGTCCGCACTCCTCCCAGCACAGAGCGTGCCAGGAGCGTGGAGAGGGAGAGAGTAATACCAGCCACAGAGAGGGagcgagagagggagagagaaaggaCAGGGACAGGTGGAGGAGGATCAGGAGGAGGCACAGCGCCTGCGGGAGGCACAGGAGGAGGAGATTCTCTTGGACGACTTCAGATGCTGAACGTGACTCCTCATCATCACCAGCATTCACATATTCACTCTCACCTTCATCTGCACCAGCAGGACACAG CCGCGGGAGGGGTACACCCCCTAATGGATCCGCTGGCATCAGGGTCTCCCCTGGCCCGTCTGCCATACCCCGGGGCAGCTCTTGGGCCCCCTATCCTGGCACACTCCCTAACTGAGAGTGAAGTGCTTCGACAGCAACTCTTTG GTGGTCCTTTTCGTGACGTGCCCCAGTCCTCGTCTCTGGGTGGGTCCATGTCTGCAGCTCACCAGCTCCAGGCGATGCAGCAAGCTCAGAGCGCCGAGATTCAGTTTCAGAGACTCGCCATGGAACAGCAGTGGATCCACCACCACCATCATCACTCCCTCGCGCAGGACGAGTACTATAGTTGTTTTGACGTAAAACAACAATGTTGA